A region from the Kineothrix sp. IPX-CK genome encodes:
- a CDS encoding SGNH/GDSL hydrolase family protein → MAVIAGFVIILDPFFHYHKPWFGLKAVLTDKEYQCIGTLRTFDYDSLILGSSVAENYNNGWFDQGFGCTAIKAVRSYGATADLCYLLDTAYESHDLKYVFYSMDTSSLAADPIPTYELTGCPMYLYNKNYFDDVQYIYNKGVLLEKTPYLIANSLIGDYDENDSYNWAQWKQFNQDMALNNYMRAPQISPMKEKDYYQDVLNANIGLVEDQITAHPETQFKIFFPAYSMLWWDNIYRTGDLEAYLYNMEQTVGRLLTYDNVQMFYFQDETEIITNLNNYMDTLHFSPEINQYMTDQIIAGDRQLTLENYEQTFSDMRHFAYRIVNEWILPYEDSIKIDYTQS, encoded by the coding sequence ATGGCAGTTATCGCCGGATTCGTCATCATATTGGACCCCTTTTTCCATTACCATAAGCCATGGTTCGGGTTAAAGGCAGTTCTGACCGATAAGGAATATCAATGTATCGGCACCCTTCGCACCTTCGATTACGACAGCCTGATCTTAGGCTCCTCCGTGGCTGAAAACTATAATAACGGCTGGTTCGACCAGGGCTTCGGCTGCACTGCCATCAAGGCTGTCCGTTCCTATGGTGCTACCGCGGACTTATGCTACCTTCTGGATACTGCGTATGAAAGTCATGACCTGAAATATGTTTTCTACAGTATGGACACCTCTTCTCTTGCCGCTGATCCTATACCCACCTACGAACTGACCGGCTGTCCCATGTATTTATACAACAAGAATTACTTCGATGACGTACAATATATATATAACAAAGGCGTTTTGTTGGAAAAGACACCTTACCTCATTGCTAACTCTCTTATCGGAGATTACGATGAGAACGACTCCTACAACTGGGCACAGTGGAAACAGTTCAATCAGGACATGGCATTAAACAACTACATGCGGGCACCCCAGATTTCTCCCATGAAAGAAAAGGATTATTATCAAGATGTACTGAATGCCAATATCGGACTGGTAGAGGATCAGATTACCGCTCATCCCGAAACACAGTTCAAAATTTTCTTTCCTGCCTACTCTATGCTTTGGTGGGACAACATCTACCGCACAGGCGATTTGGAGGCTTACCTTTACAACATGGAACAAACCGTAGGACGGCTGCTCACCTATGACAACGTCCAAATGTTTTATTTTCAGGATGAGACCGAGATTATAACCAATCTCAACAACTACATGGACACTCTCCATTTTTCCCCTGAAATTAACCAATATATGACTGATCAGATCATCGCAGGAGACAGACAGCTCACTCTGGAAAACTATGAGCAGACTTTCTCCGACATGCGCCACTTCGCATATAGGATTGTAAACGAATGGATCCTCCCTTACGAGGACTCCATAAAGATCGACTACACTCAAAGTTGA
- a CDS encoding TIGR03905 family TSCPD domain-containing protein, with protein MKYQTKGVCATSIDVELNDGIIESVSFTGGCNGNLQGISKLVKGMNAKEAIDKLKGTTCGFKSTSCPDQLANALAAMIGE; from the coding sequence ATGAAATATCAGACAAAAGGCGTATGTGCAACATCTATTGATGTTGAATTAAATGACGGGATTATCGAGTCTGTTTCTTTTACGGGAGGATGCAACGGCAATTTACAAGGTATATCTAAGCTGGTAAAAGGAATGAATGCGAAAGAAGCAATCGATAAATTGAAGGGAACTACGTGCGGCTTCAAGTCCACCTCTTGTCCCGATCAGCTTGCAAATGCGCTTGCAGCTATGATAGGTGAATAA
- a CDS encoding glucose-6-phosphate isomerase — protein sequence MSNKVTFDYSKASQFISGHEVELMKKLTLDAKEVLVSKTGAGNDFLGWIDLPVDYDKEEFARIKKAAAKIQSDSEVLLVIGIGGSYLGARAAIEFLRHSFYNSVDKSVRKTPEIYFVGNSLSSTYIKHLIEVIGDRDFSINMISKSGTTTEPAIAFRVFKEMMEKKYGKAEAAERIYATTDKAKGSLKNLATEEGYESFVVPDDVGGRFSVLTAVGLLPIAVSGADIERLMEGAASGRKRAMEASFEDNDALKYAALRNILLRKGKTIEILANYEPGVHYVSEWWKQLYGESEGKDQKGIFPASVDLTADLHSMGQFIQDGSRTLFETVIDIETSREEIILGTEPVDLDGLNYLAGKNVDFVNKSAMNGTILAHTDGNVPNLVVRVPEVNEFYLGELFYFFEFACGVSGYLLGVNPFNQPGVESYKKNMFALLGKPGYEAQREELLKRL from the coding sequence ATGAGTAATAAAGTTACATTTGATTATTCCAAGGCTTCACAGTTCATAAGCGGTCATGAAGTGGAGCTTATGAAGAAGCTGACCTTGGATGCAAAAGAAGTTCTGGTTTCCAAGACCGGCGCAGGTAATGATTTTCTGGGATGGATTGATTTACCGGTAGACTACGATAAGGAAGAGTTTGCCAGAATTAAAAAGGCGGCAGCTAAGATTCAGTCCGATTCAGAGGTGCTTCTCGTTATCGGTATCGGAGGATCTTACCTCGGTGCCAGAGCAGCGATCGAATTTTTAAGGCACAGCTTCTACAATTCGGTGGATAAGTCTGTGAGAAAAACGCCTGAAATTTACTTCGTAGGCAATTCCCTCAGCTCCACATATATTAAGCATCTTATAGAGGTAATCGGGGATAGGGATTTCTCCATCAATATGATAAGCAAATCGGGCACTACTACGGAGCCTGCTATCGCATTCCGGGTGTTCAAGGAAATGATGGAGAAGAAATACGGCAAAGCCGAAGCGGCAGAAAGAATCTATGCTACGACGGATAAAGCAAAGGGTTCCCTTAAAAATCTGGCTACGGAGGAAGGCTATGAATCTTTTGTTGTTCCCGATGATGTAGGCGGACGCTTCTCTGTACTCACCGCCGTAGGCTTGCTTCCGATAGCGGTCAGCGGCGCGGACATCGAGCGTTTGATGGAAGGTGCTGCCAGCGGAAGAAAACGTGCGATGGAAGCTTCCTTTGAAGACAATGACGCATTGAAATACGCAGCACTTCGCAATATTCTACTGCGGAAAGGCAAGACAATAGAGATTCTCGCTAATTATGAACCCGGTGTACATTATGTTTCCGAATGGTGGAAACAGCTGTATGGAGAGAGTGAAGGGAAAGACCAGAAGGGTATCTTTCCTGCAAGCGTAGACCTTACTGCAGATTTGCACTCCATGGGACAGTTCATACAGGATGGATCGAGAACTCTTTTCGAGACGGTGATCGATATCGAAACGAGCAGAGAAGAAATTATACTCGGTACGGAGCCGGTGGACTTGGATGGTCTTAACTATCTCGCAGGCAAGAACGTAGATTTTGTAAATAAGAGCGCGATGAACGGAACTATTCTTGCCCATACCGATGGCAATGTGCCGAATCTGGTCGTACGTGTACCTGAGGTGAATGAATTCTATCTCGGTGAATTGTTCTATTTCTTCGAGTTTGCTTGCGGAGTCAGCGGATATCTGTTAGGTGTTAATCCTTTTAACCAGCCAGGTGTGGAAAGCTATAAGAAGAATATGTTCGCACTT
- a CDS encoding MBOAT family O-acyltransferase has translation MNKLKKYELAKVFLVGMSLWFYGYFNNYYLLIITISILVNYTLSWLMTFSKTRFTSRIGLLTGIGINLAILFYFKYYDFFIDNINYIFHSDYALKHILLPLGISFFTFQQISFTVDRNEGELDHPSFINYAAFVTFFPQLIAGPIVFYKEMIPQFEDLNKRRFDSGNFAKGISLFVLGLGKKVLLADMLALATNFGFEQTYFLDTPSTLLVILAYTFQIYFDFSGYNDMAIGLGYMFNIALPINFNSPYKACSVKELWQRWHMTLSRFFVNYVYIPLGGSKKGRPRTILNTIIIFCLSGLWHGANWTYVAWGTMQGLLVVWDNLGIVGIKGNKEKVPSKIHIPRWLGWFFTFSFFNLSLIFFRSENMTYAFQMFKNIFAFKNTGYLYKLAANMDIPEFYVIKQAINLLAPDMLSTVYIVFFFIALAISAFVLTRKNSLQIVAETNYGSKFCWYITIVFLWSLISFSQVSTFIYFNF, from the coding sequence TTGAACAAGCTAAAAAAATACGAGCTGGCGAAGGTATTCCTCGTCGGTATGTCTTTATGGTTTTACGGTTACTTCAACAATTATTACCTCCTTATCATCACCATAAGCATACTCGTCAACTATACATTAAGCTGGCTCATGACCTTTTCAAAGACCAGATTTACAAGCAGAATTGGTCTTTTAACAGGCATTGGCATCAATCTCGCCATTTTATTTTATTTTAAATACTATGATTTTTTCATCGACAATATAAACTACATTTTCCACAGTGATTACGCACTGAAACATATACTCCTGCCTCTGGGTATCAGCTTTTTTACCTTCCAGCAGATTTCCTTCACTGTAGACCGCAATGAGGGTGAATTAGATCATCCTTCCTTTATCAATTATGCTGCCTTCGTGACCTTTTTTCCCCAGTTGATTGCAGGTCCTATCGTTTTTTACAAGGAAATGATACCTCAATTCGAGGACTTAAACAAAAGGCGCTTCGACTCCGGTAATTTTGCAAAAGGCATTTCCTTGTTTGTGCTGGGCCTTGGGAAAAAAGTCCTATTGGCTGATATGCTGGCATTAGCCACGAATTTCGGCTTCGAGCAGACCTATTTTCTCGATACGCCTTCCACACTGTTGGTCATTCTCGCATATACCTTCCAGATTTATTTCGATTTCAGCGGATACAACGACATGGCAATCGGACTCGGCTATATGTTCAATATTGCATTACCCATTAACTTCAATTCACCCTACAAGGCTTGTTCCGTTAAAGAGTTATGGCAGCGCTGGCATATGACCCTATCCCGTTTTTTTGTAAACTACGTGTACATTCCTCTGGGAGGAAGCAAAAAGGGAAGGCCTCGAACAATTCTCAATACCATAATAATCTTCTGCTTAAGCGGGCTGTGGCACGGTGCCAACTGGACATACGTCGCATGGGGGACCATGCAGGGTCTCTTAGTCGTGTGGGATAACTTGGGGATCGTTGGAATAAAGGGCAATAAAGAAAAGGTTCCTTCCAAAATCCATATCCCCAGATGGCTGGGATGGTTTTTCACTTTTTCCTTCTTCAACCTGTCCCTGATTTTCTTTCGAAGCGAAAACATGACCTATGCGTTCCAGATGTTCAAAAATATATTCGCCTTTAAAAATACCGGCTATCTATACAAGCTGGCCGCTAATATGGACATTCCTGAATTTTATGTTATCAAGCAGGCCATCAACCTTCTGGCCCCGGATATGCTCAGCACAGTTTACATTGTATTCTTCTTCATCGCGCTGGCTATCAGTGCCTTTGTCCTGACGAGAAAAAATTCTCTCCAGATAGTAGCGGAGACGAATTACGGTTCCAAGTTCTGCTGGTACATTACTATCGTATTCCTATGGTCGCTGATTTCATTTTCACAGGTCAGCACATTTATCTATTTCAATTTCTAG
- a CDS encoding tyrosine-protein phosphatase, translating into MAGNMMQEVKRIPLKGIHNTRDLGGYTAMDGSRIKPCRLIRSGELFDLTKEDKEVLTRDYGLAAVVDFRTEAERYERPDPELDGVTYIVNPILHEKVLGITREKETDEDVVGRVLRQLGGNEDAGVEYMKNIYSNLLTDSYCKKQYASFFNILLNQEKGAVLWHCTAGKDRAGTGAALLLCALEIPRKQIVADYMKVNEFAAESIDKMMAMVLERTGDTRLGEHIRTLFTVQESYINTLFKIMEEGYGSARNYLKEEMGLNGDGIMTLKNKYLQ; encoded by the coding sequence ATGGCAGGGAATATGATGCAGGAAGTGAAACGCATCCCTTTAAAGGGAATACATAATACCAGAGATCTGGGTGGATATACGGCGATGGATGGCAGCAGGATCAAACCTTGCCGTCTGATTCGAAGCGGGGAGTTATTCGATCTTACGAAGGAAGATAAGGAAGTGCTGACAAGAGACTACGGACTTGCTGCGGTAGTAGATTTCCGTACAGAGGCGGAGAGATATGAGAGACCCGATCCGGAACTCGACGGAGTGACTTATATCGTTAATCCTATTTTGCATGAGAAGGTTCTGGGCATTACCCGGGAAAAGGAGACGGACGAGGACGTTGTAGGCAGAGTGCTTAGGCAGCTTGGCGGCAATGAAGATGCCGGAGTGGAATACATGAAGAATATATACAGTAATCTGCTTACCGATTCTTACTGTAAAAAGCAGTACGCTTCCTTCTTCAACATATTGTTAAATCAGGAAAAAGGGGCGGTGCTCTGGCATTGTACTGCGGGCAAGGATCGGGCCGGTACGGGAGCGGCATTGCTCCTGTGTGCCCTTGAAATTCCCAGAAAGCAGATTGTGGCAGATTATATGAAGGTCAATGAGTTTGCTGCTGAGAGCATCGATAAGATGATGGCTATGGTTTTGGAGAGAACGGGCGATACGCGGCTGGGAGAACATATTCGCACTCTATTTACCGTTCAGGAAAGCTATATCAATACATTATTCAAGATAATGGAAGAAGGATATGGGAGTGCGCGGAACTATCTGAAAGAAGAAATGGGGCTTAACGGGGACGGGATCATGACCCTTAAGAATAAATATCTGCAATAG
- a CDS encoding undecaprenyldiphospho-muramoylpentapeptide beta-N-acetylglucosaminyltransferase, whose product MAKRIVLTGGGTAGHVTPNIALIPRLRELNYEIYYIGSYEGIEKKLIEDFDIPYYGIATGKFRRYFDPKNFTDPFRVMIGYSEARKYLKDLKPDIVFSKGGFVSVPVVRAAASLDIPCIIHESDMTPGLANKLCIPVASKICCNFPETIQMLPGGKAILTGSPIREELARGNKIAAYDICRFTSNKPVVMIIGGSLGAESINKTVRDALPKLLQDFQVVHICGKDKVDNLMLNITGYKQFEYVKTELKDIFAMADVVVSRAGANSICELLALKKPNLLIPLSTHSSRGDQLLNAKSFESQGFSLLIDEDYLTENLLVEKIHELYFTRQTYIDAMSKSNQLSSIRTITDLIEDTTNGR is encoded by the coding sequence ATGGCAAAAAGAATCGTACTTACCGGCGGCGGAACAGCCGGTCATGTAACTCCAAATATTGCGTTAATTCCAAGACTTCGGGAATTGAACTACGAAATATACTATATAGGTTCTTATGAAGGCATTGAGAAAAAATTAATCGAGGATTTCGACATACCATACTACGGTATAGCCACCGGCAAGTTCCGCCGGTATTTCGATCCGAAGAATTTTACAGATCCTTTCCGCGTCATGATAGGCTACTCGGAAGCAAGAAAATATCTTAAGGATCTTAAGCCCGACATCGTCTTTTCAAAGGGTGGATTCGTCAGCGTTCCTGTGGTTCGTGCCGCCGCATCCTTAGATATCCCCTGCATTATCCATGAATCGGATATGACCCCGGGATTAGCCAACAAGCTTTGTATTCCCGTAGCTTCCAAGATATGCTGTAATTTCCCGGAGACCATTCAGATGCTTCCCGGGGGAAAGGCCATACTTACCGGCTCTCCGATTCGCGAGGAATTGGCCAGAGGCAACAAGATAGCAGCCTACGACATATGCAGATTCACCTCCAACAAGCCGGTAGTCATGATTATAGGAGGAAGTCTGGGAGCGGAATCCATCAACAAGACTGTGCGCGACGCTCTGCCTAAGCTTTTACAGGATTTCCAGGTAGTTCATATTTGTGGGAAAGATAAAGTGGATAACCTTATGTTAAATATTACGGGCTATAAGCAATTTGAATATGTGAAGACAGAGCTGAAGGACATATTCGCCATGGCCGACGTAGTGGTTTCCAGAGCCGGAGCTAACTCTATCTGCGAACTTTTAGCACTTAAAAAGCCCAATCTTCTCATTCCGCTTTCTACCCACAGCAGCCGCGGCGACCAGCTCTTAAATGCTAAATCCTTTGAATCACAGGGCTTCAGCCTCTTGATCGATGAAGACTATCTTACAGAAAATTTACTGGTGGAAAAGATTCATGAGCTTTATTTCACCAGGCAAACATATATAGACGCGATGAGCAAGAGCAATCAGCTAAGTTCTATCCGTACAATCACAGATCTCATCGAAGATACCACAAACGGCCGCTGA
- a CDS encoding DUF4358 domain-containing protein has protein sequence MRSLVTTLAMVLTIWLLAAPIMSGCGDGQVSDSNTNSVENVKRDDAVEMNTVEAAEDSGDNEAYASMNEIREAVVNILGDNYWPDKKLTKEELETETGISEDMYDDYFAEKQSVETDIDTIIIIKAKEEYVGEVESILNEYRESLMTKYKDRPQELGKVEASRIETVDSYVSFVQLGADTEAAAEIGDEEVISVCQQENERAVDIIEKTLFDE, from the coding sequence ATGCGTTCGTTAGTTACAACCTTGGCAATGGTATTGACAATATGGCTGCTGGCGGCGCCTATTATGAGTGGATGCGGTGATGGGCAGGTGTCGGATTCTAATACAAATAGTGTAGAAAATGTTAAGAGAGACGACGCAGTGGAAATGAATACAGTGGAGGCTGCGGAGGATTCTGGGGATAATGAGGCTTATGCGTCTATGAATGAAATAAGGGAAGCGGTAGTGAATATTCTTGGAGATAATTATTGGCCGGATAAGAAACTTACAAAGGAAGAGCTGGAGACGGAAACAGGTATTTCAGAGGATATGTATGATGATTATTTTGCGGAGAAACAAAGTGTTGAAACGGATATTGATACGATAATTATTATTAAGGCGAAAGAGGAATATGTAGGAGAAGTGGAATCTATACTGAACGAGTATAGAGAGAGTCTGATGACAAAATATAAGGACCGTCCGCAGGAGTTGGGGAAAGTGGAAGCATCCAGAATAGAGACGGTGGACAGTTATGTCAGCTTTGTACAGCTTGGTGCGGATACCGAGGCAGCTGCTGAAATAGGAGATGAGGAAGTAATTTCTGTTTGCCAGCAAGAGAATGAGAGAGCGGTGGATATCATAGAAAAAACATTGTTTGATGAGTGA
- a CDS encoding exodeoxyribonuclease III, whose protein sequence is MKLISWNVNGLRACIGKGFLDFLVSESPDILCLQETKLQAGQIDLDLPGYFQYWNYAEKKGYSGTAIFTKEEPLSVSYGIGIEEHDHEGRVITLEFPEFYMITVYTPNSQDELARLSYRMKWEDDFLSYLKTLEKEKPVIFCGDLNVAHKEIDLKNPKTNRKNAGFTDEEREKFTILTESGFIDTFRYFYPDKEGIYSWWSYRFSARAKNAGWRIDYFLVSDSLKDRLQDAVIYTDVLGSDHCPVGLLI, encoded by the coding sequence ATGAAATTAATCTCATGGAACGTAAATGGCCTCCGTGCCTGCATCGGCAAAGGCTTCCTGGACTTCCTGGTCTCCGAATCCCCTGATATTCTCTGTTTACAGGAGACCAAGCTCCAAGCCGGCCAAATCGATCTGGACCTCCCCGGTTACTTCCAATACTGGAACTACGCCGAGAAAAAAGGCTATTCCGGTACCGCTATTTTCACCAAAGAGGAACCTCTCTCCGTCTCCTACGGAATAGGGATCGAAGAACACGACCACGAAGGCCGCGTCATCACGCTGGAATTCCCGGAATTCTATATGATAACCGTATACACCCCCAATTCTCAGGACGAGCTGGCGAGACTATCCTACCGTATGAAATGGGAAGATGATTTTCTTTCTTATCTGAAGACGCTGGAAAAGGAGAAGCCCGTCATTTTTTGCGGTGATTTAAACGTAGCTCATAAGGAAATTGACCTTAAGAACCCCAAAACCAACCGCAAAAACGCGGGCTTTACAGATGAAGAGAGAGAAAAATTCACTATTTTAACCGAATCCGGTTTTATTGACACCTTCCGTTACTTCTATCCTGATAAGGAGGGCATCTACTCATGGTGGTCCTACCGTTTCAGTGCCAGAGCCAAAAACGCCGGTTGGCGTATTGACTATTTCCTCGTGTCGGACAGCTTAAAGGATCGCTTGCAGGACGCTGTCATTTACACTGACGTGCTCGGCTCCGATCATTGTCCTGTGGGTTTACTCATCTGA
- a CDS encoding HAD family phosphatase: MTNTIIFDMDGILFDTERISCECWDEVGQEMGLGDLSKGVKGCVGLNRNDSEILMKSIYGEEFPFEEFRGTVHALMKRRILEEGLPLKEGVMEILDYLTQEGYIVGLASSTSLKGVMGHLEEAGITHYFRKIITGDMVEHSKPMPDIYLKACEELGVTPMNAIAIEDSPNGIRSAYRAGMKPIMVPDLIEPSPEIESMLYGKFYSLLDVMDYLKSC; the protein is encoded by the coding sequence GTGACCAATACGATTATATTCGACATGGACGGAATACTGTTTGATACGGAGAGAATTAGCTGTGAGTGCTGGGATGAAGTTGGACAGGAAATGGGGCTTGGCGATCTGAGCAAGGGGGTAAAGGGTTGTGTTGGTTTAAATAGAAATGATTCAGAAATTCTTATGAAGAGTATTTACGGAGAGGAATTTCCCTTTGAAGAATTCCGCGGTACGGTGCATGCTCTCATGAAACGCAGGATTCTGGAGGAAGGACTTCCTTTGAAGGAGGGAGTCATGGAGATACTGGATTATCTGACACAGGAGGGCTATATCGTAGGACTGGCTTCCTCAACAAGCTTAAAGGGCGTTATGGGACATCTGGAGGAGGCGGGCATCACTCATTATTTCCGTAAGATCATTACGGGGGATATGGTGGAGCACAGCAAGCCCATGCCGGATATTTATTTGAAGGCATGCGAGGAACTGGGTGTGACCCCGATGAATGCTATTGCCATCGAAGATTCACCTAACGGAATCCGGTCGGCGTATCGTGCAGGTATGAAGCCGATTATGGTGCCGGATTTGATTGAACCGTCACCGGAAATCGAATCCATGCTCTATGGGAAATTTTATTCTCTTTTGGATGTGATGGATTATTTAAAAAGTTGTTAG
- a CDS encoding DUF362 domain-containing protein, whose protein sequence is MSKSKVYYTSMKTSFNENLPQKLERLLKTAGIGGIDFDRKYAAIKIHFGEPGNLAFLRPNYAAVVVKVVKELGGKAFLTDCNTLYVGGRKNALDHMDAAYQNGFSPFSTGCHVIIADGLKGTDEELVPVEGGEYVKEAKIGRAIMDADVFISLNHFKGHEATGFGGALKNIGMGCGSRAGKMEMHSAGKPSVNQEVCIGCGRCIKICAHDAPSVTNRKASIDQDKCVGCGRCIGVCPTDAIEAAGDESNDILNRKIAEYSKAVISGRPHFHISLVIDISPNCDCHAENDIPIVPDVGMFASFDPVALDIACADAVNKQPVIAGSQLDHMPHVHHDHFIDSAPATNWKSSIEHAVKIGIGSSEYELIEI, encoded by the coding sequence ATGTCAAAATCAAAGGTGTATTACACGAGTATGAAGACGTCGTTCAATGAAAATCTTCCGCAGAAGCTTGAGCGGTTACTAAAGACGGCAGGAATCGGAGGAATTGATTTCGACAGAAAATACGCGGCGATTAAGATTCATTTCGGGGAGCCGGGAAATCTGGCTTTTCTCAGACCGAATTATGCGGCCGTTGTGGTGAAGGTCGTCAAGGAATTGGGCGGAAAGGCATTCCTTACCGACTGCAACACGCTGTACGTAGGCGGGCGCAAAAATGCGCTGGACCATATGGACGCGGCGTATCAGAATGGGTTTTCACCGTTTTCTACCGGCTGTCATGTGATTATTGCTGATGGACTGAAGGGAACTGATGAAGAACTGGTACCTGTAGAGGGCGGCGAATATGTGAAGGAGGCGAAAATCGGCCGGGCGATCATGGATGCGGACGTATTCATTTCCTTAAACCATTTCAAGGGACATGAAGCCACAGGATTTGGCGGTGCTTTGAAGAATATCGGCATGGGATGCGGTTCAAGGGCAGGTAAAATGGAGATGCACAGTGCGGGCAAGCCCTCTGTGAATCAGGAAGTCTGCATAGGCTGCGGGCGCTGTATCAAGATATGCGCCCACGATGCACCGTCTGTTACCAATAGGAAGGCGAGCATCGACCAGGATAAATGCGTAGGCTGCGGACGTTGTATCGGAGTCTGCCCAACGGATGCCATCGAGGCGGCAGGAGACGAGTCCAATGATATCCTCAATAGAAAGATTGCGGAGTACAGCAAGGCAGTCATTTCGGGAAGACCTCATTTTCATATCAGCCTTGTTATCGACATATCTCCTAACTGTGACTGCCATGCCGAGAACGATATTCCTATTGTACCCGATGTGGGAATGTTCGCCTCTTTCGACCCGGTAGCTCTGGATATTGCTTGTGCGGATGCCGTGAATAAGCAGCCGGTCATTGCCGGCAGCCAGTTGGACCACATGCCTCACGTGCACCACGACCATTTTATAGACTCTGCGCCCGCTACCAATTGGAAATCCTCCATAGAACATGCGGTAAAAATAGGAATCGGCAGCTCTGAATATGAGTTAATAGAAATATAA
- a CDS encoding EAL and HDOD domain-containing protein has product MFIARQPIFNKAMKIYGYELLFRSDSSAVSFGNASSVSATAAVIGSLFEQGIDQVVGKSKAFVNFDYDFIMSDNIELIKPETLIIEVLETVKVDAALINRIKSLKDKGYQIALDDFEESYGSYPIVPLADIIKYDIMVTPLDTITADIKRALSQKKLLLAEKIETEEEFQKALRMGFHLFQGYFFCKPKIVDGSSPRRFSKVQYSMILSELSKDEPSYDAITEIIESDVNLAYRMMRVISHKKGESAFNSIKYALVRMGLIDLERWISILMLQDISQNKPLELMRLSLVRSRFSEYVADNSIYQNRKEEISMMCLFSTLDVLLDQPMEKALEGMLISKDVFNALVHRKGDLEPFCRLILSYEQGDWPAVHKYAEVIRIDTKILYKGYLESIEWSSKILTSFQ; this is encoded by the coding sequence ATGTTTATTGCCCGACAGCCTATATTTAATAAGGCGATGAAGATTTATGGGTACGAGCTCCTGTTCCGCTCTGATTCCAGCGCAGTGAGCTTTGGGAATGCTTCCTCCGTCTCCGCTACGGCGGCAGTCATCGGAAGCTTGTTTGAGCAGGGCATCGATCAGGTCGTCGGCAAGTCGAAGGCTTTCGTCAATTTCGATTACGATTTTATCATGTCCGATAATATCGAGTTGATCAAACCTGAAACCCTCATTATCGAAGTTTTAGAGACAGTAAAGGTAGATGCTGCCCTGATAAACAGGATCAAGAGCTTGAAGGACAAGGGCTATCAGATAGCGCTGGATGATTTTGAAGAAAGCTATGGCTCTTATCCCATCGTGCCCCTGGCCGATATTATTAAATACGATATTATGGTTACACCCTTAGATACCATTACTGCCGATATAAAACGGGCACTATCCCAGAAAAAGCTTCTTCTTGCAGAGAAAATCGAGACGGAAGAAGAATTCCAAAAGGCATTGAGAATGGGCTTCCACCTATTTCAGGGATACTTTTTCTGCAAACCTAAAATTGTGGACGGCTCTAGTCCGAGAAGGTTCTCGAAGGTACAGTATTCCATGATTCTCAGCGAGCTTAGCAAAGATGAGCCTTCTTACGACGCTATCACAGAAATTATCGAATCGGATGTCAATCTGGCATACCGGATGATGCGCGTAATCAGCCATAAAAAAGGAGAATCCGCCTTTAATTCCATAAAGTATGCTCTGGTCCGTATGGGCCTCATCGATTTGGAGCGGTGGATCAGCATTCTGATGCTTCAGGATATTTCCCAAAACAAGCCGTTAGAGCTTATGCGACTGTCTTTAGTTCGTTCCCGGTTCAGTGAATATGTAGCGGATAACAGCATATACCAAAATCGCAAAGAAGAAATTTCCATGATGTGTCTGTTCAGTACGCTGGATGTGCTCCTGGACCAGCCAATGGAGAAAGCATTGGAAGGAATGCTGATTTCAAAGGATGTATTTAATGCTCTCGTCCACAGAAAAGGAGATTTGGAGCCCTTTTGCAGACTTATACTTTCCTACGAGCAAGGCGACTGGCCGGCAGTACATAAATACGCCGAGGTCATCAGGATAGATACGAAGATATTATATAAAGGTTATCTGGAGTCCATTGAGTGGTCCTCTAAGATACTAACCTCCTTCCAATAA